One Hordeum vulgare subsp. vulgare chromosome 4H, MorexV3_pseudomolecules_assembly, whole genome shotgun sequence DNA window includes the following coding sequences:
- the LOC123450441 gene encoding uncharacterized protein LOC123450441, translating to MLRLKMILLHLRWNLCLMPRMEKVKKVLPLRLLLLKNNKMEIILQHSPVVQMSPPDMLRSTVSGVTGQHDDTSVTTADPVINADEGNHDHAAITELVEQDGSNVHDHVDQIADSCTSAPEIDADGSKGLQIEALTIEPEVLDGSDCEATSKGPSEEEVVANGLDCSPIKTIVDELNEKDFSI from the exons ATGCTGAGGCTAAAGATGATTCTGCTCCACCTGCGGTGGAATCTGTGCTTAATGCCAAGGATGGAGAAAGTGAAAAAAGTGCTGCCACTAAGGTTGTTGCTCCTGAAGAACAACAAGATGGAGATAATTCTCCAGCACAGTCCAGTGGTTCAGATGAGCCCcccagacatgctga gatcaactgtttCGGGGGTGACTGGACAGCATGATGACACAAGTGTGACTACTGCTGATCCCGTGATTAACGCCGACGAGGGCAACCATGACCATGCTGCAATCACAGAGCTAGTGGAGCAGGATGGGAGCAACGTGCATGACCATGTTGACCAGATTGCTGATTCTTGCACATCTGCTCCTGAGATCGATGCTGATGGGAGCAAAGGGCTACAAATAGAAGCACTGACTATTGAGCCTGAAGTATTGGATGGAAGCGATTGTGAAGCAACTTCTAAAGGACCTTCAGAAGAGGAAGTTGTCGCAAACGGGCTCGACTGTTCCCCCATAAAAACAATTGTTGATGAACTAAATGAAAAGGATTTCTCAATATGA